GGCCTCCTTGCGCCGGCTGGTGGTGCTCAATGTCTCTGACAACCGGCTGACGGGGCTGGAGCCGCTGGCCGCCTGCGAGAACCTGCAGAGTCTCAATGCCGCGGGCAACCTGCTGGCCACCCCTGGGCAGCTGCAGTGTCTGGCCGGCCTGCGGGGCCTTGAGTGCCTGCGGCTCCGGGACCCCTTGGCCCGACTCGGCAACCCGCTGTGCGCCAGCCCCTCCTACTCCACGCTGGTCCGAGAGCTGCTGCCCGGCCTGAAGGTCATCGATGGTGAGCGCGTGACCGGGCGTGGCAGTGAGTTCTACCAGCTGTGCCGGGACCTGGACAGTTCCTTGCGCCCCGGCTCCAGCCCGGGCCCGAGAGCCGCCGAGGCGCAGCCCTGGGTAGAGCCAGGGTACTGGGAGTCGTGGCCCCCCCGGAGCAGCTCCATCCTGGAGGAGGCGTGCCGGCAGTTCCAGGACACGCTGCGGGAGTGCCACGAGCTGGACCGCCAGGCCAGCGACAGCCTGGCCCGGGCCGAGCAGGCGCTCGG
This DNA window, taken from Panthera tigris isolate Pti1 chromosome A2, P.tigris_Pti1_mat1.1, whole genome shotgun sequence, encodes the following:
- the LRRC61 gene encoding leucine-rich repeat-containing protein 61; this translates as MEPQAEKPGEADGARVTPQLLKSRSGEFALESILLLKLRGLGLVDLGCLGECLALEWLDLSGNALTQLGPLASLRRLVVLNVSDNRLTGLEPLAACENLQSLNAAGNLLATPGQLQCLAGLRGLECLRLRDPLARLGNPLCASPSYSTLVRELLPGLKVIDGERVTGRGSEFYQLCRDLDSSLRPGSSPGPRAAEAQPWVEPGYWESWPPRSSSILEEACRQFQDTLRECHELDRQASDSLARAEQALGPAGAASSFVF